One Panicum virgatum strain AP13 chromosome 9K, P.virgatum_v5, whole genome shotgun sequence genomic region harbors:
- the LOC120647611 gene encoding uncharacterized protein LOC120647611 isoform X1 — MESAKRMRAAMSNDEDTTSHGSAGVGVAATEGDDMTVVAADEQEQMGSAETEDHIQRILAAIDNYTRQVSGHLILISCIIAGAHAMRACVCRCRRCWMPGARCSRTSPPTSRSASARSTGRGLSGGRRRSGSCAPATPPTSRPAPSSTMPSCTSSTPSATKPPLLSLLRFYFLLLLGEF; from the exons ATGGAGAGCGCCAAGCGCATGCGCGCCGCCATG AGCAACGACGAGGACACGACGAGCCATGGGAGCGCGGGAGTCGGCGTGGCCGCGACGGAGGGGGACGACATGACCGTGGTTGCGGCGGACGAGCAGGAGCAGATGGGGTCGGCGGAGACGGAGGACCACATCCAGCGCATCCTTGCCGCCATCGACAACTACACTCGCCAGGTGAGTGGCCATCTCATTCTCATCTCATGCATTATTGCAGGTGCTCATGCCATGCGTGCTTGTGTCTGCAGGTGTCGGAGATGCTGGATGCCGGGCGCGCGCTGTTCaaggacctcgccgccgacttCGAGGAGCGCCTCTGCTC GATCCACAGGGAGAGGGTTGAGCGGTGGGAGGAGGAGATCCGGGAGCTGCgcgcccgcgacgccgccaaCGAGCAGGCCCGCGCCCTCCTCCACAATGCCCAgctgcacctcctccacaccgTCCGCGACTAAGCCACCTCTTCTGTCACTGTTACGTTTCTATTTCCTACTACTACTAGGCGAGTTTTAG
- the LOC120647611 gene encoding uncharacterized protein LOC120647611 isoform X3 has protein sequence MESAKRMRAAMSNDEDTTSHGSAGVGVAATEGDDMTVVAADEQEQMGSAETEDHIQRILAAIDNYTRQVSEMLDAGRALFKDLAADFEERLCSIHRERVERWEEEIRELRARDAANEQARALLHNAQLHLLHTVRD, from the exons ATGGAGAGCGCCAAGCGCATGCGCGCCGCCATG AGCAACGACGAGGACACGACGAGCCATGGGAGCGCGGGAGTCGGCGTGGCCGCGACGGAGGGGGACGACATGACCGTGGTTGCGGCGGACGAGCAGGAGCAGATGGGGTCGGCGGAGACGGAGGACCACATCCAGCGCATCCTTGCCGCCATCGACAACTACACTCGCCAG GTGTCGGAGATGCTGGATGCCGGGCGCGCGCTGTTCaaggacctcgccgccgacttCGAGGAGCGCCTCTGCTC GATCCACAGGGAGAGGGTTGAGCGGTGGGAGGAGGAGATCCGGGAGCTGCgcgcccgcgacgccgccaaCGAGCAGGCCCGCGCCCTCCTCCACAATGCCCAgctgcacctcctccacaccgTCCGCGACTAA
- the LOC120647611 gene encoding uncharacterized protein LOC120647611 isoform X2 gives MESAKRMRAAMGFGGLIRNPRMRDRSLRNWCAWCALQSNDEDTTSHGSAGVGVAATEGDDMTVVAADEQEQMGSAETEDHIQRILAAIDNYTRQVSEMLDAGRALFKDLAADFEERLCSIHRERVERWEEEIRELRARDAANEQARALLHNAQLHLLHTVRD, from the exons ATGGAGAGCGCCAAGCGCATGCGCGCCGCCATG GGTTTTGGAGGATTGATTCGAAATCCGCGGATGCGTGATCGCTCGCTTCGCAATTGGTGCGCTTGGTGTGCGTTGCAGAGCAACGACGAGGACACGACGAGCCATGGGAGCGCGGGAGTCGGCGTGGCCGCGACGGAGGGGGACGACATGACCGTGGTTGCGGCGGACGAGCAGGAGCAGATGGGGTCGGCGGAGACGGAGGACCACATCCAGCGCATCCTTGCCGCCATCGACAACTACACTCGCCAG GTGTCGGAGATGCTGGATGCCGGGCGCGCGCTGTTCaaggacctcgccgccgacttCGAGGAGCGCCTCTGCTC GATCCACAGGGAGAGGGTTGAGCGGTGGGAGGAGGAGATCCGGGAGCTGCgcgcccgcgacgccgccaaCGAGCAGGCCCGCGCCCTCCTCCACAATGCCCAgctgcacctcctccacaccgTCCGCGACTAA
- the LOC120647609 gene encoding DEAD-box ATP-dependent RNA helicase 50-like, translating to MEVAGAQAGAVPLLLRHPSSLRTSVSVSVRRSWAAAATAEGYDKVPLDTPGAYRLVDRATGRSVIVWGGTDDGDEAVMPSPAVLSRIETADRHSRGSGGGTGIGNFGRLKAQKIKSLVARSAHLKRDGSSRTSTNRFDEPSFNDSDQEESYFERRKPISDSERRAKQISNSRNERTRGAHSLNSVLSQYRGDDSDSPGSEATSGSKGWGNIADVTYGRQNRKQREPLDFPQRKGPLDSGFFSRRSFKEIGCSDEILGALRNFDFPRPSHIQALAYGPILEGRTCVIADQSGSGKTLAYLCPIVQNLRKEEVEGLHKSSPRNPRVIILTPTAELASQVLNNCRLISKSGVPFRSMVATGGFRQKTQLESLEQELDVLIATPGRFLYLMQEGFVQLANLRCVVLDEVDILFGEEGFEQVLHQLITIAPVTTQYLFVTATLPLDIYNKVVETFPDCEVIMGPGVHRTSSRLEEILVDCSGDDNEEKNPETAFLNKKSALVKIVEESPVRKTIIFCNKIDTCRKVENVLRRLDRKALQIKVLPFHAALDQAQRIANIKEFLKKQTADSMFLVCTDRASRGIDFANVNHVVLFDYPRDPSEYVRRVGRTARGASGNGKAFVFAVGKQVSLARRVMERNMKGHPLHDVPCV from the exons ATGGAGGTGGCCGGGGCTCAGGCCGGCGCGGTTCCCCTCCTGCTCcgccacccctcctccctgcggacctccgtctccgtctccgtccgccggagctgggcggcggcggccacggcggagggCTACGACAAGGTGCCATTGGACACCCCTGGAGCGTACCGCCTGGTGGACCGGGCCACCGGGCGCAGCGTCATCGTGTGGGGCGGcaccgacgacggcgacgaggccGTCATGCCGTCCCCAGCGGTGCTCTCCAGGATAGAGACCGCCGACCGTCACAGCAGAG GTAGTGGGGGAGGTACAGGTATAGGGAATTTTGGCAGGTTGAAGGCACAGAAAATAAAATCCTTGGTTGCGAGATCAGCTCACCTCAAGAGAGACGGTTCTAGTCGCACCAGCACTAACCGATTTGATGAACCCTCTTTCAATGATTCCGATCAAGAGGAAAGCTATTTTGAAAGAAGAAAGCCTATCTCGGACTCAGAACGCCGTGCAAAGCAGATCAGTAACTCCAGAAATGAAAGGACTCGAGGTGCACATTCTCTGAATTCTGTTTTAAGCCAATACAGAGGTGATGATTCGGACTCCCCAGGTTCAGAGGCTACTTCTGGTTCCAAAGGATGGGGTAACATTGCCGACGTTACTTATGGACGACAGAATCGAAAGCAAAGGGAGCCTTTAGATTTCCCTCAAAGAAAAGGGCCTTTGGACAGTGGATTTTTCAGTCGCAGATCCTTTAAGGAGATTGGCTGCAGCGATGAAATTTTAGGTGCATTGAGAAATTTTGATTTCCCTCGTCCTTCGCATATTCAG GCTCTGGCGTATGGTCCTATCTTGGAGGGGAGGACTTGTGTCATTGCTGATCAAAGTGGGTCTGGCAAGACACTGGCATATCTTTGCCCTATAGTACAAAATTTAAGGAAGGAAGAAGTTGAGGGGCTCCATAAATCATCTCCTCGGAACCCCAGGGTGATAATATTGACCCCTACTGCTGAACTTGCTTCTCAG GTCCTTAACAATTGCCGCTTGATATCAAAATCTGGGGTTCCATTTAGGTCTATGGTAGCAACTGGAGGATTTCGACAGAAGACACAGCTAGAAAGCCTTGAGCAAGAGCTTGATGTACTTATAGCAACACCCGGACGATTCTTGTATCTGATGCAGGAAGGCTTTGTGCAACTAGCTAACCTCAGATG TGTTGTGTTGGATGAAGTGGACATTTTATTTGGTGAAGAAGGTTTTGAGCAAGTGCTTCATCAATTGATTACCATTGCACCAGTGACAACACAATATCTTTTTGTGACTGCCACTCTTCCTCTCGATATCTATAACAAGGTTGTTGAAACATTTCCTGACTGTGAGGTTATCATGGGACCTGGTGTGCACCGAACAAGCTCTCGCCTTGAAGAG ATTCTTGTGGACTGCAGTGGAGATGACAATGAAGAAAAGAATCCAGAAACAGCCTTTTTGAACAAGAAATCGGCACTCGTAAAGATAGTCGAGGAATCTCCTGTTCGTAAAACAATTATTTTCTGCAACAAG ATTGATACATGCAGAAAGGTTGAGAATGTGTTGAGGAGGCTTGATAGGAAAGCTTTGCAAATCAAGGTTCTTCCATTCCATGCTGCGTTGGATCAGGCCCAGCGCATCGCAAACATCAAAGAGTTCCTGAAAAAACAAACGGCGGACTCCATGTTCCTTGTGTGCACAGATAG GGCGTCGCGAGGCATCGACTTTGCCAACGTGAACCATGTGGTGCTCTTCGACTACCCCCGCGACCCGAGCGAGTACGTGCGCCGTGTTGGGAGGACGGCCCGCGGCGCGTCGGGCAATGGCAAGGCATTCGTGTTCGCGGTCGGCAAGCAGGTGTCCCTGGCCAGGAGGGTGATGGAGAGGAACATGAAGGGGCACCCGCTGCACGACGTGCCCTGCGTATAG